The following are from one region of the Gossypium hirsutum isolate 1008001.06 chromosome D03, Gossypium_hirsutum_v2.1, whole genome shotgun sequence genome:
- the LOC107949671 gene encoding uncharacterized protein has protein sequence MHFASISFHYWFFVPLPILCSSSPLKKSLVLCSSSPPPMSLSFFSLYIFVCLYYGIDFYHYFFCIFSPLLCHRCFSLEDFLLPFKTHIQETILSLSLVTSQETNLVARCRRVYGHAHDYHINSISNNRQEDQ, from the exons ATGCACTTTGCTTCCATCTCTTTTCATTACTGGTTCTTTGTTCCTCTACCGATTCTTTGTTCTTCTTCTCCACTGAAGAAGTCTCTGGTTCTTTGTTCCTCTTCTCCACCACCGATGAGTTTATCTTTTTTTTCTCTGTATATTTTTGTTTGTCTTTATTATGGGAttgatttttatcattatttcttCTGTATATTTTCTCCTCTTCTCTGCCACCGGTGCTTCTCTTTGGAGGattttcttctcccattcaaaaCCCACATTCAGGAAACCATCCTCTCTCTTTCTCTG GTAACAAGTCAGGAGACCAACCTAGTGGCTAGATGTCGACGAGTATATGGCCATGCTCATGATTATCACATCAATTCTATTTCAAATAACAG GCAAGAAGATCAGTAA